A genomic segment from Cricetulus griseus strain 17A/GY chromosome 8, alternate assembly CriGri-PICRH-1.0, whole genome shotgun sequence encodes:
- the Tmcc1 gene encoding transmembrane and coiled-coil domains protein 1 isoform X4, which translates to MEPALSSETIERLEVSSLAQTSSAVASSTDGSIHTESVDGIPDPQRTKAAIAHLQQKILKLTEQIKIAQTARDDNVAEYLKLANSADKQQAARIKQVFEKKNQKSAQTILQLQKKLEHYHRKLREVEQNGIPRQPKDVFRDMHQGLKDVGAKVTGFSEGVVDSVKGGFSSFSQATHSAAGAVVSKPREIASLIRNKFGSADNIPNLKDSLEEGQVDDGGKALGVISNFQSSPKYGSEEDCSSATSGSVGANSTTGGIAVGASSSKTNTLDMQSSGFDALLHEIQEIRETQARLEESFETLKEHYQRDYSLIMQTLQEERYRCERLEEQLNDLTELHQNEILNLKQELASMEEKIAYQSYERARDIQEALEACQTRISKMELQQQQQQVVQLEGLENATARNLLGKLINILLAVMAVLLVFVSTVANCVVPLMKTRNRTFSTLFLVAFIAFLWKHWDALFSYVDRLFSPPR; encoded by the exons ATGGAACCGGCACTCTCTTCGGAAACC ATCGAGCGTTTGGAAGTAAGCAGCCTCGCCCAGACTTCCAGTGCCGTGGCCTCTAGCACTGATGGCAGCATCCACACCGAGTCTGTGGATGGAATACCAGACCCTCAGCGCACAAAAGCTGCCATTGCACACCTGCAGCAGAAGATCCTAAAGCTCACAGAACAGATCAAGATTGCACAAACAGCCCGAGACGACAACGTTGCTGAATACTTGAAGCTTGCCAACAGTGCAGACAAGCAGCAGGCTGCTCGCATCAAACAGGTGTTTGAGAAGAAAAACCAGAAATCTGCACAGACCATCCTCCAGCTGCAGAAGAAGCTTGAGCATTACCACCGCAAGCTCCGTGAGGTGGAACAGAACGGAATCCCCCGGCAGCCCAAGGATGTTTTCAGGGACATGCACCAGGGTCTGAAGGATGTGGGCGCAAAAGTGACTGGCTTCAGTGAAGGTGTGGTGGACAGCGTCAAAGGTGGATTTTCCAGCTTCTCCCAGGCTACCCATTCAGCAGCAGGGGCTGTGGTCTCCAAGCCCAGAGAGATTGCCTCACTGATTCGGAACAAATTTGGCAGTGCAGACAACATCCCTAACCTGAAGGACTCATTAGAGGAAGGACAAGTGGATGATGGGGGAAAGGCTTTAGGGGTGATTTCGAACTTTCAGTCAAGTCCAAAATATGGTAGTGAGGAAGATTGTTCTAGTGCCACTTCAGGCTCAGTAGGTGCCAACAGTACCACTGGGGGCATTGCTGTAGGAGCATCAAGTTCCAAAACAAACACCCTAGACATGCAGAGCTCAGGGTTTGATGCACTACTGCATGAGATCCAAGAGATCCGGGAAACCCAGGCCAGACTGGAAGAATCCTTCGAGACCCTCAAGGAACATTATCAGAGGGACTACTCCTTAATAATGCAGACCTTACAGGAAGAGCGGTATAG aTGTGAACGACTAGAAGAGCAACTGAACGACCTAACAGAGCTCCACCAGAATGAGATCCTGAACTTAAAGCAGGAGTTGGCCAGCATGGAAGAGAAAATTGCCTATCAGTCCTATGAACGGGCCCGGGACATCCAG GAGGCCCTGGAGGCCTGTCAGACCCGCATCTCCAAGAtggagctgcagcagcagcagcagcaggtggtGCAGCTGGAAGGGCTGGAGAACGCCACTGCCCGAAACCTTCTGGGCAAACTCATCAACATCCTCCTGGCCGTCATGGCAGTTCTCTTGGTCTTTGTGTCCACAGTAGCCAACTGTGTGGTCCCCCTCATGAAGACACGCAACAGGACGTTCAGCACTTTATTCCTTGTGGCTTTCATTGCCTTTCTCTGGAAGCACTGGGACGCACTCTTCAGCTATGTGGACCGACTCTTCTCACCCCCCAGATGA
- the Tmcc1 gene encoding transmembrane and coiled-coil domains protein 1 isoform X6, whose protein sequence is MTWKIERLEVSSLAQTSSAVASSTDGSIHTESVDGIPDPQRTKAAIAHLQQKILKLTEQIKIAQTARDDNVAEYLKLANSADKQQAARIKQVFEKKNQKSAQTILQLQKKLEHYHRKLREVEQNGIPRQPKDVFRDMHQGLKDVGAKVTGFSEGVVDSVKGGFSSFSQATHSAAGAVVSKPREIASLIRNKFGSADNIPNLKDSLEEGQVDDGGKALGVISNFQSSPKYGSEEDCSSATSGSVGANSTTGGIAVGASSSKTNTLDMQSSGFDALLHEIQEIRETQARLEESFETLKEHYQRDYSLIMQTLQEERYRCERLEEQLNDLTELHQNEILNLKQELASMEEKIAYQSYERARDIQEALEACQTRISKMELQQQQQQVVQLEGLENATARNLLGKLINILLAVMAVLLVFVSTVANCVVPLMKTRNRTFSTLFLVAFIAFLWKHWDALFSYVDRLFSPPR, encoded by the exons ATCGAGCGTTTGGAAGTAAGCAGCCTCGCCCAGACTTCCAGTGCCGTGGCCTCTAGCACTGATGGCAGCATCCACACCGAGTCTGTGGATGGAATACCAGACCCTCAGCGCACAAAAGCTGCCATTGCACACCTGCAGCAGAAGATCCTAAAGCTCACAGAACAGATCAAGATTGCACAAACAGCCCGAGACGACAACGTTGCTGAATACTTGAAGCTTGCCAACAGTGCAGACAAGCAGCAGGCTGCTCGCATCAAACAGGTGTTTGAGAAGAAAAACCAGAAATCTGCACAGACCATCCTCCAGCTGCAGAAGAAGCTTGAGCATTACCACCGCAAGCTCCGTGAGGTGGAACAGAACGGAATCCCCCGGCAGCCCAAGGATGTTTTCAGGGACATGCACCAGGGTCTGAAGGATGTGGGCGCAAAAGTGACTGGCTTCAGTGAAGGTGTGGTGGACAGCGTCAAAGGTGGATTTTCCAGCTTCTCCCAGGCTACCCATTCAGCAGCAGGGGCTGTGGTCTCCAAGCCCAGAGAGATTGCCTCACTGATTCGGAACAAATTTGGCAGTGCAGACAACATCCCTAACCTGAAGGACTCATTAGAGGAAGGACAAGTGGATGATGGGGGAAAGGCTTTAGGGGTGATTTCGAACTTTCAGTCAAGTCCAAAATATGGTAGTGAGGAAGATTGTTCTAGTGCCACTTCAGGCTCAGTAGGTGCCAACAGTACCACTGGGGGCATTGCTGTAGGAGCATCAAGTTCCAAAACAAACACCCTAGACATGCAGAGCTCAGGGTTTGATGCACTACTGCATGAGATCCAAGAGATCCGGGAAACCCAGGCCAGACTGGAAGAATCCTTCGAGACCCTCAAGGAACATTATCAGAGGGACTACTCCTTAATAATGCAGACCTTACAGGAAGAGCGGTATAG aTGTGAACGACTAGAAGAGCAACTGAACGACCTAACAGAGCTCCACCAGAATGAGATCCTGAACTTAAAGCAGGAGTTGGCCAGCATGGAAGAGAAAATTGCCTATCAGTCCTATGAACGGGCCCGGGACATCCAG GAGGCCCTGGAGGCCTGTCAGACCCGCATCTCCAAGAtggagctgcagcagcagcagcagcaggtggtGCAGCTGGAAGGGCTGGAGAACGCCACTGCCCGAAACCTTCTGGGCAAACTCATCAACATCCTCCTGGCCGTCATGGCAGTTCTCTTGGTCTTTGTGTCCACAGTAGCCAACTGTGTGGTCCCCCTCATGAAGACACGCAACAGGACGTTCAGCACTTTATTCCTTGTGGCTTTCATTGCCTTTCTCTGGAAGCACTGGGACGCACTCTTCAGCTATGTGGACCGACTCTTCTCACCCCCCAGATGA